The proteins below come from a single Dermatophilaceae bacterium Soc4.6 genomic window:
- a CDS encoding thymidylate synthase has translation MRQYLDLIDRVLAEGQRKSDRTGTGTLSVFGHQMRFDLAEGFPVLTTKRLHLRSIIGELLWFLRGDTNVRWLQERGINIWDEWADESGDLGPVYGHQWRSWPTPDGRHVDQIARVVESIRSNPDSRRHIVSAWNVADVDDMALPPCHTLFQFYVAPARDGGRARLSCQLYQRSADVFLGVPFNIASYALLTMMVAQVCDLEVGELVHTLGDAHLYLNHLEQARLQLTREPRDLPRMTITAGKQLDDFDLDDFELVGYDPHPGIKAPIAV, from the coding sequence GTGCGCCAGTACCTCGACCTGATCGACCGCGTGCTCGCCGAGGGCCAGCGCAAGAGCGACCGCACCGGCACCGGCACGCTCAGCGTCTTCGGCCATCAGATGCGCTTCGACCTGGCCGAGGGCTTCCCCGTGCTGACCACCAAGCGGCTGCACCTGCGCTCGATCATCGGTGAGCTGCTGTGGTTCCTGCGGGGAGACACCAACGTGCGCTGGCTGCAGGAGCGGGGCATCAACATCTGGGACGAGTGGGCCGACGAGTCGGGCGACCTCGGCCCGGTCTACGGCCACCAGTGGCGCTCGTGGCCGACCCCTGACGGTCGTCACGTCGACCAGATCGCCCGGGTCGTCGAGTCGATCCGCTCCAACCCCGACTCCCGCCGCCACATCGTCTCGGCGTGGAACGTCGCCGACGTCGACGACATGGCGCTCCCGCCGTGCCACACGCTCTTCCAGTTCTACGTCGCCCCGGCCCGCGACGGCGGGCGGGCCCGCCTGTCCTGCCAGCTCTACCAGCGCTCGGCCGACGTCTTCCTCGGGGTGCCGTTCAACATCGCGTCCTACGCCCTGCTGACGATGATGGTGGCGCAGGTGTGTGACCTCGAGGTCGGCGAGCTGGTGCACACCCTCGGCGACGCCCACCTCTACCTCAACCACCTCGAGCAGGCCCGCCTCCAGCTCACCCGCGAGCCTCGCGACCTGCCGCGGATGACCATCACCGCGGGCAAGCAGCTCGACGACTTCGACCTCGACGACTTCGAGCTCGTCGGCTACGACCCGCACCCGGGCATCAAGGCCCCCATCGCCGTCTGA
- a CDS encoding dihydrofolate reductase, with product MTQPTLIAAVARNGVIGADNQLPWHLPADLAFFKRTTMGHTMVMGRKTFDSVGRVLPGRRTIVVTRQMGWRHADVETAHSLDAALALAGPTGEVFVCGGGELYAAAMPVAGRLLVTEVDQSPPGDVRFPAIDMAVWHETSREPHDGFAFVAYERQRQGFVLA from the coding sequence ATGACCCAACCCACCCTCATCGCCGCCGTCGCCCGCAACGGTGTCATCGGAGCCGACAACCAGCTGCCCTGGCACCTGCCCGCCGACCTCGCCTTCTTCAAGCGCACCACGATGGGTCACACGATGGTCATGGGGCGCAAGACCTTCGACTCCGTCGGGAGGGTGCTGCCCGGGCGCCGGACCATCGTCGTGACCCGCCAGATGGGGTGGCGCCACGCCGACGTCGAGACGGCCCACTCGCTGGATGCCGCCCTGGCCCTCGCCGGCCCCACGGGCGAGGTCTTCGTGTGCGGCGGGGGCGAGCTCTATGCCGCGGCGATGCCGGTCGCCGGCCGACTGCTGGTGACAGAGGTCGACCAGTCGCCTCCGGGCGACGTGCGCTTCCCCGCCATCGACATGGCGGTCTGGCACGAGACGAGCCGCGAGCCCCACGACGGGTTCGCCTTCGTCGCCTACGAGCGGCAGCGCCAGGGCTTCGTGCTCGCCTGA
- the paaE gene encoding 1,2-phenylacetyl-CoA epoxidase subunit PaaE, with translation MPLITKPARTRVAFHPLRVVQVEHLTDESVALTFAVPPELWGAYGFEPGQHLTLRSTIGGEEVRQSYSICVAQVPQTRLGQGQLLRVAAARVEGGRMSTWLNESVRPGDEIEVMTPMGTFVVTVRPDEARHHLAVAAGSGITPVLSMVSSLLVQEPHSRVTLLYGNRRTSSIMFLEELEDLKNAHPGRFQLVHVLSREAPDVELFHGRLDRERLETILDALAPVATVDEFYLCGPFGMVTGAQALLRERGVPAEHVHHEIFHVEDDRAPRPAAPFTPTDSSAPAAAVVTVTLDGRTTEVPMRTRDESVLAATLRVRPDAPYSCAGGVCGTCRARVVEGEVTMDRNYALEPEELAAGIVLACQAHPVTDRVRLDYDA, from the coding sequence ATGCCGTTGATCACCAAGCCTGCTCGGACCCGGGTGGCCTTCCACCCCCTGCGCGTCGTGCAGGTCGAGCACCTGACCGACGAGTCGGTCGCGCTGACCTTCGCCGTGCCGCCAGAACTGTGGGGAGCCTACGGTTTCGAGCCCGGTCAGCACCTGACCCTGCGGTCCACCATCGGTGGCGAGGAGGTGCGTCAGTCGTACTCGATCTGCGTGGCGCAGGTGCCGCAGACCCGGCTCGGCCAGGGCCAGCTGCTGCGGGTGGCCGCGGCGCGCGTGGAGGGCGGGCGCATGTCGACCTGGCTGAACGAGTCGGTGCGGCCCGGCGACGAGATCGAGGTGATGACCCCGATGGGTACCTTCGTGGTGACCGTCCGCCCCGACGAGGCGCGCCACCACCTCGCGGTCGCTGCCGGCTCCGGCATCACCCCGGTGCTCTCGATGGTGTCGTCGCTGCTGGTGCAGGAGCCGCACAGCCGGGTGACCCTGCTCTACGGCAACCGCCGCACCAGCTCGATCATGTTCCTCGAGGAGCTCGAGGACCTCAAGAACGCCCACCCCGGCCGCTTCCAGCTCGTGCACGTGCTGTCGCGCGAGGCCCCCGACGTCGAGCTCTTCCACGGGCGGCTCGACCGCGAGCGACTCGAGACGATCCTGGATGCCCTCGCTCCCGTGGCGACGGTCGACGAGTTCTACCTCTGCGGTCCCTTCGGCATGGTGACGGGCGCCCAGGCGCTGCTGCGCGAGCGGGGGGTCCCGGCCGAGCACGTCCACCACGAGATCTTCCACGTCGAGGACGACAGAGCCCCGCGGCCCGCCGCCCCCTTCACCCCCACCGACTCGTCGGCTCCTGCCGCTGCGGTGGTGACGGTGACCCTCGACGGGCGCACGACCGAGGTCCCGATGCGCACGCGGGACGAGTCGGTGCTGGCGGCGACGCTGCGGGTGCGCCCCGACGCGCCGTACAGCTGCGCGGGTGGGGTGTGCGGCACCTGCCGCGCCCGGGTCGTCGAGGGTGAGGTGACGATGGACCGCAACTACGCCCTCGAGCCGGAGGAGCTGGCGGCCGGCATCGTGCTGGCCTGCCAGGCGCACCCGGTCACCGACCGGGTCCGCCTGGACTACGACGCCTGA
- the paaD gene encoding 1,2-phenylacetyl-CoA epoxidase subunit PaaD has product MTRLAVTRTPAAVLDAALREVPDPEVPVVSIADLGILREVVLDERTGEARVTITPTYSGCPAMDVIRTHVEHVCRQQGWQPVVSLRLSPPWTTDWMTSRGRMRLREFGIAPPGAAPSSAGGPVALTLQAHVVTCPQCGSDDTQEVSRFGSTACKALRRCLVCREPFDEFKAI; this is encoded by the coding sequence GTGACGCGGCTCGCCGTCACCCGCACGCCCGCCGCCGTGCTCGACGCAGCCCTGCGCGAGGTGCCTGACCCGGAGGTGCCGGTCGTCAGCATCGCCGACCTCGGCATCCTGCGCGAGGTGGTGCTCGACGAGCGCACCGGCGAGGCCAGGGTGACGATCACGCCGACCTACTCCGGGTGCCCAGCCATGGACGTCATCCGCACCCACGTCGAGCACGTCTGCCGCCAGCAGGGCTGGCAGCCGGTGGTCAGCCTGCGGCTCTCTCCGCCGTGGACGACCGACTGGATGACGTCGCGGGGCCGGATGCGGTTGCGGGAGTTCGGTATCGCGCCACCCGGGGCGGCCCCGTCGTCCGCCGGTGGCCCCGTCGCGCTGACCCTGCAGGCGCACGTCGTCACCTGCCCCCAGTGCGGCTCCGACGACACCCAGGAGGTGTCCCGCTTCGGCTCCACAGCGTGCAAGGCACTGCGCCGGTGCCTGGTCTGCCGCGAGCCGTTCGACGAGTTCAAGGCGATCTGA
- the paaC gene encoding 1,2-phenylacetyl-CoA epoxidase subunit PaaC has translation MSDELAAAYLLGLADDAMVYAQRLGEWLTHAPQIEEDMALANIALDLLGQARALYPRVGDLDGTGRGEDDYAMLRDERAWCNVLLVEQPRGEFADEMARLLWFSAARLQVLVAGSGDPVLDGVMGKGAKEVTYHLDHAAQWVVRLGDGTETSHQRMQAALSRVTPYVDELFEDDPVSLAVAPEVRGPLPSETRPPAVAAVERVLAAAGLTLPEADSWRSRGGRQGVHSRPMGSLLAEMQYLARSHPGASW, from the coding sequence GTGAGCGACGAGCTCGCCGCCGCCTACCTGCTCGGCCTCGCCGACGACGCCATGGTCTACGCGCAGCGGCTGGGGGAGTGGCTGACCCATGCCCCCCAGATCGAGGAGGACATGGCGCTGGCCAACATCGCCCTTGACCTGCTGGGCCAGGCCCGAGCGCTCTACCCGCGCGTCGGCGACCTCGACGGCACCGGCCGCGGCGAGGACGACTACGCGATGCTGCGCGACGAGCGCGCTTGGTGCAACGTGCTGCTCGTGGAGCAGCCCCGTGGCGAGTTCGCCGACGAGATGGCCCGGCTGCTGTGGTTCTCCGCCGCTCGCCTGCAGGTGCTCGTCGCGGGGTCGGGCGACCCGGTGCTGGACGGCGTGATGGGCAAGGGGGCCAAGGAGGTCACCTACCACCTGGACCACGCAGCCCAGTGGGTGGTGCGTCTCGGTGACGGCACCGAGACGTCGCACCAGCGCATGCAGGCGGCGCTGAGCCGGGTCACGCCCTATGTCGACGAGCTCTTCGAGGACGACCCCGTCAGCCTCGCCGTGGCTCCCGAGGTGCGCGGGCCGCTGCCCTCCGAGACCCGCCCGCCTGCGGTGGCGGCCGTCGAGCGCGTGCTGGCCGCCGCGGGTCTCACCCTGCCGGAGGCGGACTCCTGGCGCTCGCGGGGTGGTCGGCAGGGGGTCCACTCCCGCCCGATGGGCTCACTGCTGGCCGAGATGCAGTATCTCGCCCGGTCGCACCCCGGGGCGTCCTGGTGA
- the paaB gene encoding 1,2-phenylacetyl-CoA epoxidase subunit PaaB — MSERSWPLFEVFVRAKRGLSHVHVGSLHAPDPTMALRNARDVYTRRQEGVSLWVVRSDDITASSPGEKDSFFDPAADKVYRHPSFYDVPDDVEYL; from the coding sequence GTGAGCGAGCGGAGCTGGCCGCTCTTCGAGGTGTTCGTGCGCGCCAAGCGTGGCCTGTCGCACGTGCACGTCGGGTCGCTGCACGCCCCGGACCCGACGATGGCGCTGCGCAACGCCCGTGACGTCTACACCCGCAGGCAGGAGGGGGTCTCGCTCTGGGTCGTCCGCTCCGACGACATCACCGCGAGCAGCCCGGGCGAGAAGGACAGCTTCTTCGACCCGGCCGCCGACAAGGTCTACCGCCACCCGTCGTTCTACGACGTCCCCGACGACGTGGAGTACCTGTGA
- the paaA gene encoding 1,2-phenylacetyl-CoA epoxidase subunit PaaA, whose product MYGTEMVSEDHDDPIGPDVPLNASESADYDAAVAGAVATADRSGLGPTSFDALLQADLRVEPRDEMPDAYRRTLVRQIAQHAHSEIIGMQPEGAWITRAPSLRRKAILIAKVQDEAGHGLYLYSAAETLGVDRADLLDQLHEGRQKYSSIFNYPTLTWADCGTIGWLVDGAAIMNQVPLCRCSYGPYARAMIRVCKEESFHQRQGFEILWTLTRGTDAQRAMAQDAVDRWWGPSLMMFGPPDTGDAARGGGHTDQSMAWGIKRFSNDELRQRFVDTMVAQADRLGLTLPDPDLRWNEERGHWDFGPVDWAEFRRVLSGDGPCNAERLAHRRGAHEEGAWVREAATAHAAKHARPSRQREPAA is encoded by the coding sequence ATGTACGGCACCGAGATGGTCAGCGAGGATCACGACGACCCGATCGGGCCCGACGTGCCGCTCAACGCGTCGGAGTCCGCTGACTACGACGCTGCCGTCGCCGGGGCCGTGGCCACGGCCGACCGGTCCGGTCTGGGCCCGACCTCCTTCGACGCCCTGCTCCAGGCCGACCTGCGGGTCGAGCCGCGTGACGAGATGCCCGACGCCTACCGCCGCACGCTGGTGCGCCAGATCGCCCAGCACGCACACTCCGAGATCATCGGCATGCAGCCGGAGGGGGCGTGGATCACCCGTGCTCCGTCGCTGCGGCGCAAGGCGATCCTCATCGCCAAGGTGCAGGACGAGGCCGGGCACGGGCTCTACCTCTACAGCGCCGCCGAGACCCTCGGTGTCGACCGCGCCGACCTGCTCGACCAGCTGCACGAGGGCCGGCAGAAGTACTCCTCGATCTTCAACTACCCCACCTTGACCTGGGCCGACTGCGGCACCATCGGCTGGCTCGTCGACGGCGCGGCGATCATGAACCAGGTGCCCCTGTGCCGCTGCTCCTACGGCCCGTACGCCCGCGCGATGATCCGCGTCTGCAAGGAGGAGTCCTTCCACCAGCGACAGGGCTTCGAGATCCTGTGGACGCTCACCCGCGGCACCGATGCGCAGCGGGCCATGGCCCAGGACGCCGTCGACCGCTGGTGGGGGCCGTCGCTGATGATGTTCGGTCCCCCCGACACCGGTGACGCGGCCCGGGGTGGCGGTCACACCGACCAGTCGATGGCCTGGGGCATCAAGCGCTTCAGCAACGACGAGCTGCGCCAGCGCTTCGTCGACACCATGGTGGCGCAGGCCGACCGGCTCGGGCTCACCCTGCCCGACCCCGACCTGCGGTGGAACGAGGAGCGTGGCCACTGGGACTTCGGCCCCGTCGACTGGGCTGAGTTCCGCCGTGTGCTCTCCGGTGACGGCCCGTGCAACGCCGAGCGCCTCGCGCACCGGCGGGGGGCCCACGAGGAGGGCGCCTGGGTGCGTGAGGCGGCGACGGCGCATGCCGCGAAGCACGCGCGCCCGAGCCGCCAGCGGGAGCCAGCCGCGTGA
- a CDS encoding GNAT family N-acetyltransferase — protein sequence MADHHGHDHGSGQAVVADASVRLARVSDAPAVGVVQAALWTGAYAAHVPNDVLAGFQPPAFASVWRESLTNPPTRAHRLLVGCAGEQVVAMAAVGPSGDPDATATDAEILVLGVHPGARQQGHGSRLLHAAVDTVRGSGATALRVWVPHDDRVLRQFLEAAGFGTDGAVRDREVGPQRVLHEVRLSTAVTDAPAAGEG from the coding sequence ATGGCTGATCATCACGGGCACGACCACGGATCCGGGCAGGCCGTCGTCGCCGACGCGAGCGTGCGCCTCGCACGGGTGAGCGACGCCCCTGCCGTGGGCGTCGTCCAGGCGGCGTTGTGGACCGGTGCGTATGCCGCGCACGTGCCGAACGACGTCCTCGCCGGCTTCCAGCCCCCGGCGTTCGCGTCGGTGTGGCGCGAGTCGCTGACCAACCCTCCGACCCGGGCCCACCGGCTGCTGGTGGGGTGCGCCGGCGAGCAGGTGGTGGCGATGGCGGCGGTCGGGCCCTCCGGTGACCCCGACGCGACCGCGACCGACGCGGAGATCCTCGTGCTGGGCGTCCATCCGGGCGCCCGCCAGCAGGGTCACGGGTCACGCCTGCTGCACGCTGCGGTCGACACGGTGCGAGGCTCCGGGGCGACTGCGCTGCGGGTCTGGGTGCCGCACGACGATCGGGTCCTCCGCCAGTTCCTCGAGGCCGCGGGCTTCGGCACCGACGGCGCCGTGCGCGACCGCGAGGTCGGTCCGCAGCGGGTGCTGCACGAGGTGCGGCTGTCGACGGCCGTCACCGACGCGCCGGCGGCCGGGGAGGGCTGA
- a CDS encoding SDR family NAD(P)-dependent oxidoreductase yields the protein MDLAGARVLVCGASGVLGAALSDALHAAGARVVAAGRDQERTAAVAGRCGTTPLTFDVIDVRSCRQVVDAAAEQLGGLDVLVVTTGVAAFGPAVSADAAVVEELFAVNTLGPMALVRAAAAHLPPGGAVVVVSAILADSPTTGMAEYSATKSALAAWLSVLRREQRRAFTVLDVRPPHMDTGLADHPLAGQAPALPGGHPLDDTVTTTLDALRAGKREVVWDASAKALVIR from the coding sequence ATGGATCTCGCCGGTGCCCGTGTCCTCGTGTGCGGGGCCTCAGGAGTCCTGGGCGCCGCCCTGTCGGACGCCCTCCACGCTGCGGGAGCGCGGGTGGTCGCGGCTGGGCGCGACCAGGAGCGCACCGCGGCGGTGGCGGGGCGGTGCGGCACGACGCCCCTGACCTTCGACGTCATCGACGTGCGCTCGTGCCGTCAGGTCGTCGACGCGGCCGCCGAACAGCTCGGGGGGCTCGACGTGCTGGTCGTGACCACCGGGGTCGCCGCGTTCGGCCCGGCGGTCTCCGCCGACGCGGCGGTCGTCGAGGAGCTGTTCGCCGTCAACACGCTGGGCCCGATGGCCCTCGTGCGGGCCGCCGCCGCCCACCTGCCACCGGGAGGCGCCGTGGTGGTGGTCTCGGCCATCCTCGCTGACTCGCCCACGACCGGGATGGCGGAGTACTCCGCCACCAAGAGCGCCCTCGCCGCCTGGCTCAGCGTGCTGCGTCGGGAGCAGCGTCGTGCGTTCACCGTGCTCGACGTGCGGCCACCGCACATGGACACCGGGCTGGCCGACCACCCGCTCGCGGGGCAGGCACCGGCCCTGCCAGGTGGTCACCCGCTCGACGACACCGTCACCACGACCCTGGACGCCTTGCGCGCCGGGAAGCGCGAGGTCGTCTGGGACGCCTCCGCCAAGGCCCTCGTCATCCGCTGA
- a CDS encoding DUF6314 family protein, with protein MSTPSTAPTDLLGEWLFTRRIDDRAASRRGTVAGRMRLVLEVDGRVRWDEEGALSWPGAEPLPVTRTLYAAPRDDGWMVTFSDGRDFHPWRPGEVVEHPCGPDLYRGLVHGPVAGTRGWSVMWECTGPAKDYSMTTLLRPAAPGHVSG; from the coding sequence GTGTCCACGCCCTCCACCGCACCGACCGACCTGCTGGGCGAGTGGCTCTTCACCCGGCGCATCGACGACCGCGCGGCCAGCCGACGGGGCACCGTCGCCGGGCGGATGCGGCTGGTGCTCGAGGTCGACGGCAGGGTGCGGTGGGACGAGGAGGGTGCCCTGAGCTGGCCCGGTGCCGAGCCGCTGCCCGTCACCCGCACCCTGTACGCCGCCCCCCGCGACGACGGCTGGATGGTGACCTTCTCCGACGGTCGCGACTTCCATCCCTGGCGCCCGGGCGAGGTGGTCGAGCACCCCTGCGGGCCGGACCTCTACCGCGGACTGGTCCACGGCCCGGTCGCCGGAACCCGGGGCTGGTCGGTCATGTGGGAGTGCACGGGGCCGGCCAAGGACTACTCGATGACCACCCTGCTGCGCCCGGCTGCCCCAGGGCACGTCAGCGGATGA
- a CDS encoding AzlC family ABC transporter permease produces MTDDTVHPAERRAVLRQSLSVGLATSAYGVSFGALSVASGLDLGQTLCLSLLLFSGGSQFALIGIVAAGGSGAAAVATSTLLGVRNGLYGLQVRNLLEVRGARRALAAHLTIDESTDVAIGQSTPEGRRLGFWVTGAVVFVGWNLTTLLGALLGDALGDPRTYGLDAAAAAAFLALLWPRLRSREAAATGVAAAVLAAALSPAAPPGVPVLVAALAAIGVGWWGHRRSGRQDRAR; encoded by the coding sequence GTGACCGACGACACCGTGCACCCGGCTGAGCGCCGTGCCGTCCTGCGGCAGTCGCTCTCGGTCGGGCTCGCGACCAGCGCGTACGGCGTGAGCTTCGGGGCGCTGTCGGTCGCCTCGGGGCTCGACCTGGGCCAGACCCTGTGCCTGTCGCTGCTGCTCTTCTCGGGGGGATCGCAGTTCGCCCTCATCGGGATCGTCGCCGCCGGGGGCAGTGGCGCGGCCGCCGTCGCCACCTCGACGCTGCTCGGCGTGAGGAACGGGCTCTACGGCCTCCAGGTGAGGAACCTGCTCGAGGTTCGAGGCGCCCGGCGGGCGCTGGCGGCCCACCTGACCATCGACGAGTCGACCGACGTCGCGATCGGTCAGTCCACGCCCGAGGGGCGACGGCTGGGCTTCTGGGTTACCGGAGCCGTGGTCTTCGTCGGGTGGAACCTCACGACCCTGCTCGGCGCCCTGCTGGGCGACGCCCTCGGCGACCCACGCACCTACGGTCTCGACGCTGCTGCGGCGGCGGCCTTCCTCGCCCTGCTCTGGCCGCGCCTCCGCTCGCGCGAGGCTGCGGCCACGGGCGTCGCGGCGGCGGTGCTGGCCGCCGCCCTCTCCCCCGCCGCCCCGCCGGGGGTGCCGGTCCTGGTCGCCGCCCTCGCCGCGATCGGGGTGGGCTGGTGGGGGCACCGCAGGTCCGGCCGGCAGGACCGTGCCCGGTGA
- a CDS encoding AzlD domain-containing protein: MSLWVTVLAACAAAYLLKLVGHLVPRRWLDGALLRRTTALLPVALLSALVVVQALVAHQRLVLDARALGLAVAALALLLRAPFVVVVVLAAATAALARHLGWAV; the protein is encoded by the coding sequence GTGAGCCTCTGGGTCACGGTCCTCGCCGCCTGCGCCGCCGCCTACCTGCTCAAGCTGGTGGGGCACCTGGTGCCACGACGCTGGCTCGACGGGGCGCTGCTGCGCCGCACCACGGCGCTGCTCCCGGTCGCGCTGCTCTCGGCCCTGGTCGTGGTGCAGGCCCTCGTCGCACACCAGCGGCTGGTCCTCGACGCCCGGGCGCTCGGGCTCGCCGTGGCTGCGCTGGCGCTGCTCCTGCGGGCGCCCTTCGTCGTCGTGGTGGTGCTGGCCGCGGCCACCGCCGCCCTGGCCCGCCACCTCGGCTGGGCGGTCTGA
- a CDS encoding glutathione peroxidase — protein sequence MTDSTLHDFSARSIDGRDVPLADFDGEVVLVVNTASQCGFTPQYEGLQALHDEFKAQGFSVLGFPCDQFGGQEPGADDEIAAFCQKNFGVDFPLFSKVEVNGDGAHPVYQWLREQKGGLLGSKIKWNFTKFLVGKDGQVIERYAPTTKPEKLSADIEKALSA from the coding sequence ATGACCGACAGCACCCTGCACGACTTCTCCGCCCGCTCCATCGACGGCCGCGACGTGCCGCTCGCCGACTTCGACGGCGAGGTCGTCCTGGTCGTCAACACCGCCTCGCAGTGCGGCTTCACCCCGCAGTACGAGGGCCTCCAGGCGCTCCACGACGAGTTCAAGGCCCAGGGCTTCAGCGTCCTCGGATTTCCCTGCGACCAGTTCGGCGGGCAGGAGCCCGGCGCCGACGACGAGATCGCGGCCTTCTGCCAGAAGAACTTCGGCGTCGACTTCCCCCTCTTCTCCAAGGTCGAGGTCAACGGCGACGGTGCCCACCCGGTCTACCAGTGGCTGCGCGAGCAGAAGGGCGGGCTCCTCGGGAGCAAGATCAAGTGGAACTTCACGAAGTTCCTCGTGGGCAAGGACGGCCAGGTGATCGAGCGCTACGCCCCGACGACCAAGCCGGAGAAGCTCTCGGCCGACATCGAGAAGGCGCTCTCGGCCTGA
- the dapB gene encoding 4-hydroxy-tetrahydrodipicolinate reductase, whose translation MSDVLAVSVIGASGRMGAQVCAALEAAEDLDLVGTFDVNDPLGDLAGADVVVEFSVPDATTGNVAHCVERGVHVVVGTTGWTPDRLEGLEAVMATAPPAQSGTGVGVLVAPNFAIGALLMMSFAAQAARYYESVEIIELHHPQKVDAPSGTAARTAGLVAAARRRAGLGDVPDATTTDPGGARGARVDGIPVHSVRLRGLVAHQEVLLGGVGEQLTIRHDSFDRESFMPGVLLGVRRVAEHPGLTVGLEHYLGLG comes from the coding sequence GTGAGCGACGTGCTGGCAGTGTCCGTGATCGGTGCCTCGGGGCGGATGGGGGCACAGGTGTGCGCGGCGCTCGAGGCCGCCGAGGACCTCGATCTCGTGGGCACCTTCGACGTCAATGACCCGCTCGGTGACCTCGCCGGCGCCGACGTCGTCGTCGAGTTCTCGGTGCCGGACGCCACCACCGGCAACGTCGCCCACTGCGTCGAGCGCGGGGTGCACGTGGTCGTCGGCACGACCGGCTGGACACCGGACCGGCTCGAGGGGCTCGAGGCGGTCATGGCGACGGCACCCCCGGCCCAGTCCGGCACCGGCGTCGGGGTGCTCGTGGCCCCTAACTTCGCGATCGGCGCCCTGCTGATGATGAGCTTCGCGGCCCAGGCCGCGCGCTACTACGAGTCGGTCGAGATCATCGAGCTGCACCACCCGCAGAAGGTCGACGCCCCCTCGGGGACGGCCGCCCGCACGGCGGGCCTGGTCGCCGCAGCCCGCCGCCGCGCCGGACTCGGCGACGTGCCCGACGCGACGACCACCGACCCCGGTGGCGCGCGCGGAGCCCGGGTCGACGGCATACCGGTGCACTCGGTGCGGCTGCGCGGGCTCGTCGCGCACCAGGAGGTGCTGCTCGGGGGGGTCGGCGAGCAGCTGACCATCCGGCACGACTCCTTCGACCGCGAGTCGTTCATGCCCGGCGTGCTGCTGGGGGTGCGACGGGTGGCTGAGCACCCCGGCCTCACGGTCGGGCTCGAGCACTACCTCGGGCTCGGCTGA